A genomic window from Candidatus Methylomirabilis tolerans includes:
- a CDS encoding nucleotidyl transferase AbiEii/AbiGii toxin family protein encodes MKSYLADLVAPEANPLRRKNLVREYLQARILQGLQEHRAFLNWAFLGGTALRFLYSMPRYSEDLELSVIHPTQDHRFRELLVGLKLAFEAEAYSVRIKVSDARTVCSAFLSFEGLLFELGISPRRHEMLSVRIGIDTNPPLGAGTLTTLIRRYVTVNILHYDKPSLLAGKLHAVLTRKYTKGRDLYDLIWYLADNTWPAPNCELLNAALTQTGWRGERVTENNWRDLLKVRLSQLDWERAAADVRPFLERDQDAALVTKETCVKLLTA; translated from the coding sequence GAAGCCAACCCGTTGCGGAGAAAGAATCTTGTCCGCGAATACCTCCAGGCGCGAATTCTCCAGGGCCTGCAAGAACACCGAGCGTTTCTCAACTGGGCCTTCCTGGGCGGAACCGCGCTGCGTTTTCTCTACTCTATGCCACGGTACTCCGAAGATCTCGAGTTGTCGGTTATCCACCCGACACAGGACCATCGCTTTCGGGAGCTTCTCGTGGGGCTCAAGCTCGCATTCGAAGCAGAAGCGTACTCGGTGAGGATCAAGGTGAGCGACGCCAGGACGGTGTGCTCGGCCTTTCTCAGTTTTGAAGGACTGTTGTTTGAGCTGGGCATTTCCCCACGGCGACACGAGATGTTATCGGTCAGAATCGGGATCGACACGAATCCTCCTCTGGGAGCCGGCACACTCACGACCCTCATCCGGCGATATGTCACCGTGAATATCCTCCATTACGATAAGCCATCCCTGCTTGCGGGAAAGCTGCACGCAGTGCTGACACGAAAGTACACAAAAGGCCGCGACCTCTACGACCTCATCTGGTACCTCGCGGATAATACATGGCCGGCGCCGAACTGTGAACTTTTGAATGCAGCGCTCACACAAACGGGATGGCGCGGCGAGCGTGTGACGGAGAACAACTGGCGGGATCTTCTCAAAGTCCGTCTATCCCAACTCGATTGGGAACGCGCTGCCGCCGATGTTCGCCCTTTCTTGGAACGTGACCAAGACGCCGCCCTGGTGACCAAAGAGACTTGCGTGAAGCTGCTGACAGCGTAA